In Armatimonadota bacterium, a genomic segment contains:
- the mqnE gene encoding aminofutalosine synthase MqnE: MHELILQSDLKDIYSRVLAGQRLTLDDGVRLYESPHLAYVGHMANLVRERMNGDKAYYVRNQHINYTNICQKDCKFCSFYAKKGGPDPYVLSPDDIADRVRRYIDLPVTEIHVVGGIHPRLPYSYYLDLLSAIRQVRPDVHIKAWTMVELAQIHKVGPFETLEETLTDLQRHGLASCPGGGAEVSSERVHQELFGKKLDSAEWLDIARTAHRSGLRSNATMLYGHIETYAERVEHMIRLRDLQDETGGFLTFIPLAMDPTNTELADIKRDSGIDDLRNIAVARLMLDNFPHIKAFWIMITPPVAQTSLWYGADDMDGTIMEYEITHVGVDAKDHRQGLSQKQMIRLIESAGREPVERDTLYNRLGDDGKLLAGAAAGVQ; this comes from the coding sequence ATGCACGAACTAATCCTCCAATCGGACCTCAAAGACATCTATTCCCGGGTTCTCGCCGGCCAACGGCTGACCCTGGACGACGGCGTTCGCCTGTACGAAAGCCCTCACCTGGCATACGTCGGGCATATGGCCAATCTCGTCCGCGAGCGAATGAACGGCGACAAGGCGTACTACGTCCGCAACCAGCACATCAACTACACGAACATTTGCCAGAAGGACTGCAAGTTCTGCTCGTTCTACGCGAAAAAGGGTGGCCCCGACCCGTATGTCCTGTCTCCGGACGACATCGCGGATCGCGTTCGCCGCTATATTGATCTTCCCGTCACCGAGATCCACGTCGTCGGCGGAATACACCCTCGGCTCCCCTACTCGTATTACCTGGATTTGCTGAGCGCCATTCGGCAGGTCCGCCCGGACGTCCATATCAAGGCCTGGACCATGGTGGAACTTGCCCAGATACACAAGGTCGGACCGTTCGAAACACTCGAGGAAACCCTCACGGATCTCCAGCGCCACGGCCTGGCCTCCTGCCCCGGCGGCGGCGCCGAGGTGTCGAGCGAACGGGTTCACCAGGAACTGTTCGGCAAGAAACTTGACAGCGCGGAATGGCTGGATATCGCCCGGACGGCCCATCGGTCCGGATTGCGCAGCAATGCAACGATGCTCTATGGCCACATCGAGACCTATGCCGAACGCGTGGAGCACATGATTCGCCTTCGCGATTTGCAGGACGAGACCGGGGGCTTCCTGACTTTCATCCCGCTGGCGATGGATCCCACCAACACCGAACTCGCGGACATCAAACGGGACAGCGGGATCGACGATCTGCGCAACATCGCCGTGGCGCGGCTCATGCTGGACAATTTTCCCCATATCAAGGCGTTCTGGATAATGATCACGCCGCCCGTCGCGCAAACCAGCCTGTGGTATGGCGCGGACGACATGGACGGCACCATTATGGAGTACGAAATCACGCACGTCGGCGTTGACGCGAAGGACCACAGGCAGGGCCTTTCGCAAAAACAGATGATCCGCCTCATTGAATCCGCCGGCCGCGAACCCGTCGAGCGCGACACACTTTACAACCGTCTCGGCGACGACGGCAAACTTCTCGCGGGGGCTGCGGCCGGTGTGCAATAG